The bacterium genomic interval CCTACGACCTGCAGGTGGTCCTCGGCGGCGGATAGGCCGCCGACCGCCGCGGGGGACGGCGATGCTCAAACGGACCTTCACGTTGACCTTCCTCTTCCTCCTGGCCGCCCGGGCCGACGAGGTGGTCATCCGCGACGGCGTCATCACCAATGTCCCCGCTCATCCCCGGCTCTACGTGCCCACCCCCGAGGCGCTGGCCGCCTCCGCCTCCAACGAGGAAAACTTCGCCCCCCTGATCGCGTCCGCCGCCGGTCGCTACGGCCTGGAACCCGCCCTGGTCAAGGCGGTGGTGAAGGTGGAGAGCGCCTTTTACCCGAAGGCCCTCTCCAATTCGGGCGCCATGGGCCTGATGCAGCTCATGCCCGCCACCGCCCGGGAGCTGGGCGTCACGGACCCCTGGGACCCCGCGGCCAACGTGGATGGCGGCTGCCGATACCTGCGCGCGATGCTCGAATGCTTCGACGGCGACCTCCGCCTCGCCCTGGCCGCCTACAACGCGGGGCCCCGGTCCGTGGAGTACTACGGCGCGGTGCCGCCCTACCCCGAGACCCAGCGCTACGTGGTCCTGGTTTTGGAAAATTACCGGCGCTACGGCGGGGCGGGCGGGGAGACGGTTGAAGT includes:
- a CDS encoding lytic transglycosylase domain-containing protein; translation: MLKRTFTLTFLFLLAARADEVVIRDGVITNVPAHPRLYVPTPEALAASASNEENFAPLIASAAGRYGLEPALVKAVVKVESAFYPKALSNSGAMGLMQLMPATARELGVTDPWDPAANVDGGCRYLRAMLECFDGDLRLALAAYNAGPRSVEYYGAVPPYPETQRYVVLVLENYRRYGGAGGETVEVTDGASSAPVYIAPDGTITNVPPTP